A portion of the Cellulophaga algicola DSM 14237 genome contains these proteins:
- a CDS encoding GMC family oxidoreductase: MQIIENSTLYDVIIVGSGAGGGMATKILSEAGLKVAVVEAGPYFDPAAPEQQTQFKWPYESPRRGANTVRPFGEFDSAYGGWDIEGEPYTTEEGTDFRWFRSRMLGGRTNHWGRISLRFGPKDFKRKDMDGLGDNWPIGYDDVKPYYDKVDKLIGVFGSNEGLPNDPDGFFLPPPKPRLHELFYIKGARKSNIPVYPSRMSMLTKRINDERGICFYCGQCSRACSVYADFSSGTCLIFPAQKNGGQIDLFVNAMVREVTTNEEGKATGVSYINKEDRKEYKLKGKIVVLAASACSSARILLNSKTKQHPNGLGNSSNIVGRYLHDSTGGSRSAFIPDLMNRKMYNEDGVGGMHVYTPWWLDNKNLNFARGYHVEVWGGMGMPSYGFGFNHNEFNKYFGINVGGYGNPLRDEVKQYYGSTMGFGGRGESIPQKDNRCEIDPTKVDEFGIPVLKFNYKWTDDEINQVGHMHDTFEEIVHNVGGHLLGDKPTIEQKNGIYAPGEIIHEVGTTRMGDDSKTSVVNKFQQLHDVANVFIVDAGPFVSQADKNPTWTILALSWRTSDYIIEQLKMQNI, translated from the coding sequence ATGCAGATAATAGAAAATTCTACCCTTTACGATGTGATAATCGTAGGTTCGGGAGCAGGAGGAGGAATGGCAACCAAAATTCTCTCCGAAGCAGGATTAAAAGTAGCAGTTGTAGAAGCTGGTCCCTATTTTGACCCTGCAGCGCCAGAGCAACAGACACAGTTTAAATGGCCTTATGAATCTCCTCGTAGAGGGGCAAATACCGTACGCCCATTTGGAGAGTTTGATAGTGCTTACGGGGGTTGGGATATTGAAGGAGAACCGTATACCACTGAAGAGGGTACAGATTTTAGATGGTTTAGATCTAGAATGTTAGGAGGTAGAACAAATCACTGGGGTAGAATTTCGTTGCGTTTTGGACCTAAAGATTTTAAACGTAAAGATATGGATGGTCTAGGCGATAACTGGCCAATAGGTTATGATGATGTAAAACCATATTATGATAAAGTAGATAAATTAATAGGGGTTTTTGGTTCTAACGAAGGCTTGCCTAATGATCCTGATGGCTTTTTTCTTCCGCCACCAAAACCACGGCTGCACGAGTTATTTTATATAAAAGGAGCACGAAAGTCAAACATTCCAGTATACCCTTCACGAATGTCTATGCTTACCAAAAGAATTAATGATGAGCGTGGTATTTGTTTTTATTGCGGCCAGTGTTCTAGAGCTTGCTCTGTATATGCTGATTTTTCTTCGGGTACGTGTTTAATTTTTCCAGCACAAAAAAATGGCGGACAAATAGATCTTTTTGTGAATGCCATGGTGCGAGAAGTAACCACCAATGAGGAAGGCAAAGCAACTGGAGTTTCATATATTAATAAAGAAGATAGAAAAGAATATAAGTTAAAAGGTAAAATTGTAGTGCTTGCTGCATCAGCCTGCAGTTCTGCGCGGATTCTTCTAAATTCAAAAACGAAACAACACCCTAACGGCTTAGGTAACAGTAGTAATATTGTAGGGAGATACCTGCATGATTCTACCGGTGGTAGTCGGTCTGCATTTATCCCTGATTTAATGAACCGTAAAATGTATAACGAAGATGGTGTAGGAGGGATGCATGTCTACACACCTTGGTGGTTAGATAATAAAAATCTGAATTTTGCACGTGGCTACCATGTTGAAGTTTGGGGAGGAATGGGAATGCCTAGTTATGGCTTCGGGTTTAACCACAATGAATTTAATAAGTATTTTGGCATCAATGTGGGGGGTTATGGTAATCCCTTAAGAGATGAGGTGAAACAATATTATGGTTCTACTATGGGGTTTGGAGGACGTGGAGAATCTATTCCTCAAAAAGATAATAGATGTGAAATAGATCCTACCAAAGTAGATGAGTTCGGAATTCCGGTATTAAAGTTCAATTATAAATGGACGGATGATGAAATTAATCAAGTAGGGCATATGCACGATACTTTTGAGGAAATTGTTCATAATGTAGGAGGGCATTTGTTAGGTGATAAACCTACTATTGAACAGAAAAATGGCATATATGCTCCTGGTGAAATTATACACGAAGTAGGAACGACTAGAATGGGAGACGATTCAAAAACATCAGTAGTCAATAAGTTTCAACAGTTACATGATGTAGCTAATGTATTTATTGTAGATGCAGGACCATTTGTCTCTCAAGCAGATAAAAACCCAACATGGACTATTTTAGCTTTGTCATGGAGAACATCAGACTATATTATCGAACAGTTGAAAATGCAAAATATCTAA
- a CDS encoding gluconate 2-dehydrogenase subunit 3 family protein yields MDRRKSIKSLILGGVAGGLALNGCKPENVEPTGDNIASGAEAYFGRTPEEKEQIAKLNAEQFLNAHELETLTVLVDLILPANDSYGSASDAGVPDFIEFMTKDYPKFQTPIRGGFMWLDHKSNKDFGVEFKTATVEQQKVILDTIAYPNVEVPESKRPLEVQFFSLMRNLTLTGYYTSKIGIEDLGYVGNTPNVWDGVPNDVLKQHGVAYEDEWLAKCVDQSKRNTKAEWDEKGNLLT; encoded by the coding sequence ATGGATAGAAGAAAGAGTATAAAATCACTTATTTTAGGAGGAGTAGCAGGTGGTTTGGCATTAAATGGGTGTAAGCCAGAAAATGTGGAGCCAACAGGAGACAATATAGCCTCAGGAGCAGAAGCTTATTTTGGGAGAACTCCAGAAGAAAAGGAGCAGATAGCTAAACTTAATGCAGAACAATTTTTAAATGCTCACGAATTAGAAACATTAACGGTGTTAGTAGATTTAATTCTTCCTGCAAATGATAGCTATGGTAGTGCTTCCGATGCTGGTGTCCCAGACTTTATAGAATTTATGACTAAAGATTATCCTAAATTTCAAACCCCTATTCGTGGTGGGTTCATGTGGTTGGATCATAAAAGCAATAAAGATTTTGGAGTAGAATTCAAAACAGCTACGGTAGAACAGCAAAAAGTAATACTAGATACCATTGCCTACCCAAATGTTGAAGTGCCAGAGTCTAAAAGACCTTTAGAGGTTCAGTTTTTCTCCTTAATGCGTAACTTAACATTAACGGGCTACTATACGTCAAAAATAGGAATTGAAGATTTAGGATATGTGGGTAATACACCAAATGTATGGGATGGTGTTCCTAACGATGTGCTAAAACAACATGGTGTGGCGTATGAAGATGAATGGTTAGCAAAATGTGTAGACCAAAGTAAGCGGAACACAAAAGCAGAGTGGGATGAAAAGGGTAACTTGCTGACTTAA
- a CDS encoding M15 family metallopeptidase, whose amino-acid sequence MFRIIFYVLTINTLFLCFGCKENKTRDLISDVQEVVVEKEDQKPITISVVVPQKPKLKSLTGLADTTFIRLADYSADFVYDLRYATTNNFLKAKVYECAECYTRVKTAKALLKANAAFMEKGYKIKFYDCYRPNSVQYKMWEIVPNPQYVANPVKGSIHNKGGAVDITLVTLEGADVAMGTDFDFFGKKAYHDNLNLPQEILDHRKILKKTMESFGFWSIRTEWWHYNLSAGSNAKIANFKWDCAS is encoded by the coding sequence ATGTTTAGAATTATTTTTTATGTACTCACCATCAATACACTGTTTTTGTGTTTTGGATGTAAAGAAAATAAAACAAGGGATCTTATAAGTGACGTCCAAGAAGTTGTCGTAGAAAAAGAGGATCAAAAACCGATAACAATATCTGTTGTAGTACCACAGAAGCCTAAGCTAAAAAGTTTAACGGGCTTGGCAGATACTACATTTATTCGTTTAGCAGATTATAGTGCAGATTTTGTGTATGATTTGCGGTATGCTACCACTAATAATTTTTTAAAAGCCAAAGTTTATGAGTGCGCGGAATGTTATACGCGAGTGAAAACAGCAAAAGCACTGCTCAAAGCAAATGCAGCTTTTATGGAAAAGGGGTATAAAATTAAATTTTATGACTGTTACCGGCCAAATTCTGTACAATACAAAATGTGGGAGATTGTTCCTAATCCGCAATATGTTGCCAATCCTGTAAAAGGGTCTATCCACAATAAGGGAGGAGCAGTAGATATTACACTTGTAACTTTAGAAGGGGCCGATGTAGCTATGGGAACCGATTTTGATTTCTTTGGAAAGAAAGCGTATCATGATAATCTAAACTTACCGCAAGAGATACTAGACCACCGTAAAATTTTGAAAAAAACGATGGAATCTTTCGGGTTTTGGTCCATTAGAACAGAATGGTGGCATTACAATTTAAGTGCAGGTAGTAATGCTAAAATTGCTAATTTTAAATGGGATTGTGCGTCTTAA
- a CDS encoding alpha/beta hydrolase, with product MNKNKVFFLLLLFMYMLGNAQDTILPIWTKEIPNRIATDEKEVEDSEEILRISLVQKPIIEVFLPAKRSATGKAVLIFPGGGYHFLAYDWEGTDVAKFLNAKGIAAIVVKSRLPNSKSLTEAYKVPLQDAQRAMRITRENASTWHINPNEIGIIGFSAGGHLASTLGTHYDEIVYEKQDPVDELSARPDFMALIYPVITMKEQTHQGSKNALLGKKPSDDQVEAFSNETQVTTHTPPTFLVHATDDTVVPVENSLLFYTALKAHKVPVTLFVYPKGGHGFGLGLHDEFLKDWPNQLMTWMATLK from the coding sequence ATGAATAAAAATAAAGTATTTTTTTTGCTGTTGTTGTTTATGTATATGCTAGGGAATGCTCAGGATACGATACTGCCCATTTGGACTAAAGAAATTCCTAATCGAATAGCAACCGATGAGAAGGAAGTAGAAGATTCCGAAGAAATTTTACGGATTAGTTTGGTGCAAAAACCTATAATAGAAGTTTTTCTGCCAGCGAAAAGGAGTGCTACAGGAAAGGCTGTACTCATATTTCCGGGAGGAGGCTATCATTTTTTGGCATACGATTGGGAAGGTACAGACGTTGCCAAATTTTTAAACGCTAAAGGCATAGCTGCTATTGTTGTAAAATCTAGATTACCAAATTCTAAATCTTTAACAGAGGCCTATAAAGTGCCACTACAAGATGCACAACGGGCTATGCGTATTACTAGGGAAAATGCCTCAACATGGCATATTAATCCTAATGAAATTGGTATCATTGGTTTTTCTGCAGGTGGGCACTTGGCATCAACGCTAGGAACGCATTATGATGAAATTGTTTATGAAAAACAGGACCCTGTAGATGAGCTAAGCGCAAGACCAGATTTTATGGCTTTAATTTATCCTGTGATTACTATGAAAGAGCAGACCCACCAAGGATCTAAAAACGCGCTCTTAGGAAAAAAACCATCCGATGACCAGGTGGAAGCATTTTCAAATGAAACCCAAGTAACGACACATACACCACCTACATTTTTAGTGCATGCTACAGATGATACCGTGGTTCCTGTTGAAAATAGTTTGCTGTTTTATACCGCTTTAAAAGCACACAAAGTTCCCGTTACCCTTTTTGTCTACCCGAAAGGCGGACATGGATTTGGTTTAGGACTTCATGATGAGTTTTTAAAAGATTGGCCTAATCAGCTTATGACTTGGATGGCTACATTGAAGTGA
- a CDS encoding THUMP-like domain-containing protein, whose translation MNKNILNTGVQEFISKNWNTDIMSVLLKKQQFTAVTQKELVEQLEAKKKCKEKLFTWFNTPKTYYPNKLNIEQTSSENTAQYKANLVNGNTLLDLTGGFGVDSFFFSQKIKEVYHCELDKNLSEIARYNFDILGKKNISCIPENGLDFLTKTNLDLDWIFIDPSRRNDAKEKVFFLSDCLPNVPENLALLFSKSNHLLIKTSPLLDFTIGINELKFVKEIQVVALQNDVKELLWILEKNYDKEITVKTINLLKNTTETFDFILNKERAMVSSLSEPLSYLYEPNSAILKSGAFKSVGNHFKLYKLQEHSHLYTSNELVDFPGRVFKVAAVIPFNKKEIQKLKITKANITTRNFPEPVASIRKKFKIKDGGDMYLFFTTDSTDKLVLLKCFKV comes from the coding sequence TTGAATAAAAATATATTAAATACTGGTGTTCAAGAATTTATATCTAAAAATTGGAATACTGACATCATGTCAGTATTACTTAAAAAACAACAATTTACAGCAGTAACTCAAAAAGAGCTCGTAGAACAGCTAGAGGCCAAAAAAAAGTGCAAAGAAAAGCTCTTTACTTGGTTTAACACTCCTAAAACTTACTACCCTAATAAATTGAATATTGAGCAAACCTCATCGGAAAATACTGCCCAATATAAGGCAAATTTAGTGAACGGAAATACATTGCTAGACCTTACTGGAGGCTTTGGTGTAGACAGCTTCTTTTTTAGTCAAAAAATCAAAGAAGTTTACCATTGTGAATTGGATAAAAATCTCTCTGAAATTGCACGCTATAATTTTGATATTTTAGGCAAAAAAAACATTAGCTGTATTCCTGAAAATGGATTGGATTTTTTAACAAAAACGAATTTGGATTTGGACTGGATTTTCATAGATCCTTCCCGAAGAAATGATGCTAAAGAAAAAGTGTTTTTCCTATCGGATTGCCTCCCGAATGTTCCAGAGAACTTAGCACTTCTTTTTTCAAAATCTAATCATCTTCTAATTAAGACTTCTCCTCTATTAGATTTTACGATTGGCATCAATGAACTGAAATTCGTAAAGGAAATTCAGGTGGTTGCCTTGCAAAATGATGTAAAAGAATTACTCTGGATTTTAGAGAAAAATTACGACAAAGAAATCACCGTCAAAACGATCAATCTTTTAAAAAATACAACAGAGACATTTGACTTTATTTTAAACAAAGAAAGAGCTATGGTTTCTAGCCTCTCTGAGCCACTTAGCTATCTTTACGAGCCCAATAGTGCTATTCTAAAATCAGGTGCTTTTAAGAGTGTCGGAAATCATTTTAAGCTATACAAATTACAGGAACATAGTCACCTTTATACCTCTAATGAATTGGTAGATTTTCCTGGAAGAGTATTTAAAGTAGCTGCGGTTATCCCTTTCAATAAGAAAGAAATTCAAAAACTGAAGATTACCAAAGCCAATATCACCACACGAAATTTCCCAGAGCCCGTAGCTTCCATTCGCAAAAAATTTAAAATCAAAGATGGTGGCGATATGTACCTATTCTTCACTACGGACAGTACCGATAAATTAGTGCTTTTAAAATGCTTTAAAGTCTAA
- a CDS encoding AI-2E family transporter, which produces MTSKIISSGILRALGIIAAILLTLFFLYKIQSVIAYLCIAAVIALIGRPIVIFIRKRLKAPNTVAVILTMVLMVGLLSGIIALFIPLLTEQGKNLSLLDINQLQENINDLYNQVTQYFSSSPEKVTKMLEESHLEKNIFEGLDVGFIPNFLNTFLDVLSTASIGLFSVLFISFFFLKDSNLLQNGLLMFMPNEKEGKMKNSILKINDLLSRYFVGLLIQLFILFVIYTITLLLVGIENAIVIAFLCALFNIIPYIGPIIGGVLMIVLTMTTNLDADFSTIILPKAGYVVIGLLIGQLIDNFFSQPFIFSNSVKSHPLEIFLIIIIAGLLFGIVGMIVAVPGYTVLKVILKEFLSENKIVKSLTNNL; this is translated from the coding sequence ATGACTTCAAAAATTATATCAAGTGGCATTTTAAGAGCCCTAGGCATCATAGCCGCTATCTTACTTACCTTGTTCTTCCTTTACAAAATACAATCTGTTATAGCGTATTTATGTATCGCTGCAGTAATTGCATTAATAGGCAGACCTATCGTAATTTTTATCCGTAAACGTTTAAAAGCTCCTAATACTGTAGCCGTAATTCTTACTATGGTTTTAATGGTAGGTTTATTATCTGGAATCATTGCATTATTTATTCCATTGCTCACCGAACAAGGGAAAAACTTATCACTATTAGACATTAATCAACTACAAGAAAATATCAACGATTTATACAATCAGGTTACGCAATATTTTAGTTCTTCTCCAGAGAAAGTAACCAAAATGTTAGAAGAATCTCATCTCGAGAAAAACATATTCGAAGGCTTAGATGTAGGATTTATTCCGAATTTTTTAAATACCTTTTTAGATGTTTTAAGCACAGCTAGTATTGGATTATTTTCTGTTCTTTTTATTTCATTCTTCTTTCTTAAAGATAGCAATCTTTTGCAAAACGGACTCCTAATGTTCATGCCAAATGAAAAAGAGGGGAAGATGAAAAACTCTATTTTAAAGATAAACGATTTACTTTCTAGGTACTTTGTTGGACTCCTTATCCAGTTGTTTATTCTATTTGTTATCTATACCATTACCTTGCTTTTAGTAGGTATCGAAAATGCCATTGTAATTGCATTTTTATGTGCCCTATTTAACATCATCCCTTACATAGGACCAATCATTGGTGGCGTGCTTATGATTGTACTTACTATGACCACAAATTTAGATGCTGATTTTAGTACGATAATCTTGCCTAAAGCAGGCTACGTTGTCATAGGATTACTCATTGGACAGTTGATCGATAATTTCTTTTCGCAACCCTTTATTTTCTCTAACAGCGTAAAATCTCACCCTTTAGAAATATTCTTAATCATCATCATAGCTGGCTTATTATTCGGAATCGTAGGAATGATTGTCGCCGTACCTGGATACACTGTACTTAAGGTAATATTAAAAGAATTTTTATCTGAAAATAAGATTGTAAAATCACTCACCAATAACTTATAG
- a CDS encoding DUF4159 domain-containing protein has product MKVLTLLVIFISFLTTNAQEIAILKYNGGGDWYANPTALPNLIKFCNTNIGTTLNEKPEIVEASSPELFQYPFLHMTGHGNVFFSQEDADNLRTYLLGGGFLHIDDNYGMEPYLRKELNKVFPDKELVELSAENAIFEQTYSFPKGLPKIHEHDGKRPQAFGIFHENKLLLLFTFESDLGDGWEDPQVHNDPEEVRLKALQMGANIIQYVFKN; this is encoded by the coding sequence ATGAAAGTACTTACCCTTTTAGTTATTTTTATTAGTTTTTTAACAACGAACGCACAAGAAATCGCAATATTAAAGTATAATGGCGGCGGAGATTGGTATGCAAATCCTACAGCATTACCTAACTTAATTAAGTTTTGCAATACCAATATTGGCACTACGCTAAATGAGAAACCAGAAATCGTAGAAGCAAGCAGTCCTGAGTTGTTTCAATATCCTTTTCTACATATGACGGGTCATGGTAATGTGTTTTTTTCTCAAGAAGATGCAGACAACCTAAGAACCTATTTATTAGGCGGAGGATTTTTACATATTGATGACAATTACGGTATGGAACCGTATTTACGAAAAGAACTCAATAAAGTTTTCCCAGACAAAGAACTTGTAGAATTAAGCGCTGAAAATGCCATCTTTGAACAAACCTATAGTTTCCCAAAAGGCTTGCCTAAAATTCATGAGCACGACGGAAAAAGACCGCAAGCTTTTGGTATCTTTCACGAAAACAAACTCCTACTACTGTTTACTTTTGAAAGTGATTTAGGTGATGGTTGGGAAGACCCTCAGGTTCACAATGATCCTGAAGAAGTACGACTAAAGGCACTGCAAATGGGTGCCAATATTATTCAGTATGTTTTTAAAAATTAA
- a CDS encoding DUF1223 domain-containing protein: MKNKGIILGLLLISFAITSFKIAFNPGVESVNLPVNKNQGVVVVALYTSQGCSSCPPADVLLDQVKKEFSEEVIPLSYHVDYWNYIGWKDPFSKAIYTKKQTAYNYKFKNRSNYTPQVVVNGVTHFVGSNSSEMYANINTYKKIKPSNKLTLTYVKASVNTINFDYEITGDLSNKKLRVVLVLDKRVTEVKRGENRNRTLVNSNIVVAEKYLNLKTNNSEAIQIPDSVLPNEKISLVLIAENSALDITGATKISVNR, from the coding sequence ATGAAGAATAAAGGGATAATTTTAGGATTACTTTTAATAAGTTTTGCGATTACATCATTTAAAATTGCATTTAATCCCGGAGTAGAGTCGGTAAATTTACCTGTTAATAAAAATCAAGGTGTTGTGGTTGTAGCCTTGTACACTTCACAAGGGTGCTCTAGTTGCCCACCTGCAGATGTTTTGCTAGATCAAGTGAAAAAAGAATTTAGTGAAGAAGTTATACCGTTATCTTATCATGTAGATTATTGGAATTATATAGGCTGGAAAGATCCATTTAGTAAAGCTATCTATACAAAAAAACAAACGGCCTATAATTATAAATTTAAAAATAGGAGTAATTATACGCCGCAAGTGGTAGTGAACGGCGTAACGCATTTTGTAGGGTCTAATTCATCAGAAATGTATGCAAATATCAATACATATAAAAAAATAAAACCTAGTAATAAGCTTACTCTTACTTATGTAAAGGCTAGTGTGAATACAATTAATTTTGATTATGAGATTACGGGAGATTTGTCTAATAAAAAACTGAGAGTCGTATTGGTTTTAGATAAGAGAGTTACCGAAGTGAAACGTGGTGAAAATAGAAATAGAACCTTAGTAAATAGTAATATAGTCGTTGCAGAAAAGTATTTAAATCTAAAAACGAACAATAGCGAAGCTATTCAAATCCCTGATAGTGTACTTCCAAACGAAAAAATCTCATTAGTACTTATTGCTGAAAACAGTGCGCTTGATATTACGGGTGCTACTAAAATAAGTGTAAATAGGTAG
- a CDS encoding 16S rRNA (uracil(1498)-N(3))-methyltransferase: MQLFYNPDINQDTPEFIFPTEESKHIVKVLRKKEGDILHLTNGKGYLFEAEILRADLRKCAVKIIKETYHKKNSPALHLVVAPTKMNDRYEWFLEKATEIGVTEITPIICDNSERKVLKLDRMEKVLQAAMKQSLQFHKPILNEPISAKTFIEQNNPTHQEEQQFFIAHCEETEKIDLKERLIPSHNALILIGPEGDFSTSEIEIALRLGYKPVSLGENRLRTETAAIFACATMKLIN, encoded by the coding sequence ATGCAACTTTTTTACAATCCAGATATAAATCAAGATACCCCTGAGTTTATTTTTCCGACCGAAGAGAGCAAACACATTGTAAAAGTACTCCGAAAAAAAGAGGGCGACATACTACATCTCACCAATGGAAAAGGATATCTTTTTGAAGCTGAAATTTTACGCGCAGATTTACGCAAATGTGCCGTAAAAATAATTAAAGAAACTTATCATAAAAAAAATAGTCCAGCATTACATTTAGTAGTAGCGCCTACAAAAATGAACGACCGTTATGAATGGTTTTTAGAAAAAGCAACAGAAATTGGCGTTACAGAAATAACTCCTATTATTTGTGATAATTCAGAACGGAAAGTTTTAAAATTAGACCGTATGGAAAAGGTCTTACAGGCTGCCATGAAACAGTCGCTACAGTTTCATAAGCCAATATTAAATGAACCAATTAGTGCCAAAACATTTATAGAACAAAACAACCCCACCCACCAAGAAGAGCAACAATTTTTTATAGCTCATTGTGAGGAAACTGAAAAAATAGATTTAAAAGAGCGTTTAATACCTAGCCATAACGCCCTTATACTTATTGGTCCAGAAGGAGATTTTAGTACTTCTGAAATAGAAATAGCATTAAGATTAGGCTATAAGCCCGTTTCTTTGGGTGAAAACCGACTCAGAACAGAAACAGCGGCTATTTTTGCTTGTGCCACCATGAAATTAATCAACTAA
- a CDS encoding TfoX/Sxy family protein has product MAYNEYLSKRIEASFAYFPKEISSEIIPKRMFGGIAFLYKGKMTIGVIKQDLMVRVLSSKMEDILKKEYVRPMDFTKKPIKEFIYVSSNGIKTEEELQFYIELGLEHALTKI; this is encoded by the coding sequence ATGGCCTATAACGAATACCTCTCTAAACGTATTGAAGCATCTTTTGCCTATTTTCCTAAGGAAATTTCTAGTGAGATTATTCCCAAAAGAATGTTTGGCGGCATTGCTTTTCTATACAAAGGAAAAATGACGATTGGCGTTATAAAACAAGATTTAATGGTCCGAGTGTTGAGCTCAAAAATGGAGGATATTTTAAAAAAAGAATATGTTCGTCCTATGGATTTCACAAAGAAACCGATTAAAGAATTTATTTACGTGAGTTCTAATGGCATAAAAACAGAAGAAGAATTACAATTCTATATCGAGCTTGGTCTAGAACACGCGCTAACTAAAATTTAA
- the tsaD gene encoding tRNA (adenosine(37)-N6)-threonylcarbamoyltransferase complex transferase subunit TsaD gives MENETIYILAIESSCDDTSAAVLHNNKRLSNVVATQKIHEEYGGVVPELASRAHQQNIVPVVHQALAKANIDKKQLSAIAFTRGPGLMGSLLVGTSFAKSLALGLNIPLIEVNHMQAHILAHFIEEENTKKPAFPFLAMTISGGHTQIVLVRDYFDMEILGQTLDDAVGEAFDKSAKILGLPYPGGPLIDKYAQLGNPKAFPFPKPKVGELDFSFSGLKTSILYFCQKKVKENPNFLVENRDDICASIQYTIIDILMSKLKKAVKQTGVKRIAIGGGVSANSGIRKALVDAEQRYGWETFIPKFEYCTDNAAMIGIVGYLKYKKKLFSNQDISAKARYVLTDSEK, from the coding sequence ATGGAAAACGAAACAATTTATATACTTGCCATTGAGTCTTCTTGTGATGACACTTCTGCTGCTGTTTTACACAACAATAAAAGACTCAGTAACGTGGTCGCAACACAAAAAATTCATGAAGAATATGGCGGTGTTGTTCCTGAACTTGCGTCAAGAGCACACCAACAAAACATAGTTCCCGTAGTTCATCAAGCGTTAGCTAAGGCAAATATCGATAAAAAACAGTTATCCGCCATAGCTTTTACACGCGGACCTGGACTTATGGGTTCATTATTAGTAGGAACCTCCTTTGCTAAGTCCTTAGCACTGGGTTTAAACATCCCATTAATTGAAGTAAATCATATGCAAGCGCATATTTTAGCGCATTTTATTGAAGAAGAAAATACTAAAAAACCAGCGTTTCCTTTTTTAGCAATGACAATTAGCGGTGGTCATACCCAAATTGTGCTTGTACGCGATTATTTTGATATGGAAATTCTAGGTCAGACTCTTGATGATGCGGTAGGCGAAGCTTTTGATAAATCTGCCAAAATATTAGGGCTACCTTATCCTGGTGGTCCATTGATTGACAAGTATGCGCAATTAGGGAATCCTAAAGCTTTTCCATTCCCTAAACCCAAAGTAGGCGAACTAGATTTTAGCTTTAGCGGTTTAAAGACCAGCATTCTCTATTTCTGTCAAAAAAAGGTAAAAGAGAACCCTAATTTCTTAGTAGAAAATAGAGATGATATTTGCGCCTCTATACAATACACCATAATAGATATTTTAATGTCTAAGCTTAAAAAAGCGGTAAAACAAACTGGCGTAAAAAGAATTGCAATAGGTGGTGGTGTTTCTGCAAACTCAGGGATCAGAAAAGCCTTAGTAGATGCAGAACAGCGATACGGATGGGAAACGTTTATTCCTAAATTTGAATACTGCACGGATAATGCTGCGATGATTGGCATAGTTGGGTATTTAAAATACAAAAAAAAGCTATTTTCAAATCAAGACATCAGCGCGAAAGCTCGTTATGTACTTACTGATTCTGAAAAATAA